From the Gammaproteobacteria bacterium genome, the window CAGCATCCGACATCCGCTCACGGCTCCAGGGCGGCTCCCACACAATCTCGACATTGGTTTCCGTGACCCCTGCCACTGTCATGATATGTGCCTGCACCACACCTGGAAAACTCTGCGCCACCGGACAACCGGTGGTGGTGAGTGTCATTTTGATATTGACGCAGCCGTAATTCGACGCATGAATCTCGTATATCAAGCCGAGATCATAAATATTCACTGGGATTTCCGGGTCATAAATCGTGCGC encodes:
- a CDS encoding DUF59 domain-containing protein encodes the protein MFDKWWGQSENQGASGADVVPEAQRPAEDEALKQRVIEMLRTIYDPEIPVNIYDLGLIYEIHASNYGCVNIKMTLTTTGCPVAQSFPGVVQAHIMTVAGVTETNVEIVWEPPWSRERMSDAARLQLGIY